The Nicotiana tomentosiformis chromosome 9, ASM39032v3, whole genome shotgun sequence genome contains the following window.
gtaggagaaccaTCCTTACAGTTCTTCCGAGCAGACGAAGAATCAAATGATGAGGCATTGCTGGTAAAGTTGGAACTGCTCGAtaaacgcagggacttggcacacTTTAAGATGGTGGCTCAGAAACAAATGATGGAAAGATACTATAACCGGAGGGCCAATCGTCGCTACTTTAaggtaggagacttggttttgaggAAAGTGACTCAGAGCACTCGGGAAATCAATGCTGGAAAGCTAGGTCCGACGTGGGAAGGTCCTACCCGATTTTTACTATCACCGAAAAGGGATTATACGAGCTGGAGAATCAAGATggaatcaaatttccaaaatcaaaAGGTATTACTGCTAATGGATCCTActtgtactgaaagtatgtgctgcactcttttttccttcgatcCCAATCAAGTTTTTCTGGTAAGGTTTTAAATGAGGCATCAACGGAAAACATAATACGAAGGGAGCATCATCAACAAcgttaagacctttaaatgacaaggcactGAAAAAGCAAGCCACTATGGgatggttagatagtctttgACTCAATGGCAAAGTTCCTAACGGTAAATGAAGCTTGCCATCAgaccaaagattatccaaccgTTCACAAGTATTTTTTCTCTAAGGAGCAAGACTTCTGGTGTTCCTTTTTGCATAGTTcgtattcgaacactgggggaatAATATGAGAATATGGAAACATGATTTCCACAAAAATAGGGACCATGAGACCTGGGAACAACAATGTCTCATCAGGGCCGAGGACTGCAcgaccagccccgtagaaacaagttgtactaATTAGCCATATGTATTGGCAATTTCTTTTTTAGCAATCGAATGCGTATGTACTTTTAAATATGGAAGGAATAAACTaaagtccttttgtttttatcttgtttcttgtccaaataatgagttaattttatcatttgaaagttaaaaaaaacttcaaatgcttgtgccggaATTGAAAATGAGACATCCTCTTCAATAGCAcagtaaacataagagggccctctattatgaaaccctcatagtaaagggttggttctggaagaatttatgcccggaaCACAAAAGCTATCAGAAGTAAATACAGCCGAAGCCTTATTTAATTCAATGACAAAGGAATGAACTTTGCACAATACTTAAACAGAAAGCCTTCTGTATTTATCAATATGCCAAACAACACAAGTACAAAGGTACAAAGGGAAAAtgacaaaaaaaagaaaaaagaaaaacccTAAACTTCATCGCCACCGAAACTCGGGGGGAGAGAGGCAACTatgcccccctcccccccccgggagggggggggagggggggagaaaCGGGCGAgtctgctgctgctgctgctgcagGATATTGGCCCTCATCAGCATCCTCTTCAAGTTCCTCCTCGATCCCCGAATACTCGGAGCCAGTACTAGAAGAGTCAATTGCGTCGGCCTGACCTGGGAGACATTCTCGAGCAGTTAACTCCAGCGCTCGGGCCTTGGTACTCTCATCATCAGTATCAATAACGTCCATTTTGGCCTCATCCAAGGTTTTCCTCATCATATGGTGCGTAGAGTATGTCTTTTTAAAGATGAGGGAATCCCCTTGGTGCTGGAGCTTTGCGTTAAGCCTGTCAACCTCGGCCAAAAGACCATCCCGCTCGGATCTCGTGGCACCAAGGCTAAGATCGAGATCACAGATTGTAGATATGTGAACCCTATTTTTATCCATGATCTTCTTATACCTATCTTCCATCCGAGCCCGCTTCTCCTCGGCAGAAGCAACCTCTTCggctttggagttcaaggctgcctccaaattatttgCAGGTTTAATGGAGGCAGACTCACGCTCGATAGCAGCTAGAGCAACGTCTTGAGACTCATCCCACCTAGCCTTAACATCTTGAAGTTGTGCATGTACCTGAGTGGCTTCTTGACTATGAGCCATCGCCTCCTGCTCACTTTGCTGCAATTGGGCCTCAAGCTCAGCTATTTCAACAGTCTTTGCGTCTAGCACCGAGAGGCGTGCAACAAGTTGATTCCTCTTGGCGAATAGCTCATCCCGCTAGGACATGAGTCTTTTTTTTTATCATGGATCAATATCTGAAAGCCTTTGGAAGCGAGGAAGTTTTCCTGCAAAACTTATATCAAAGTCAGAAACCCGGTTATAACAGATGAATAAACACAAACAATGAGAGAACAAGTACGGTACCGTTGCCGCATTGTGCATAACATTATTCAATATACACTCCCCtgaaagagagtgtattttcttcttatcATTTTTTGAAGCTAGCGACTTCATATAGttggcaagctccaccggcctGGACAGCAAATGGCACTCCATTGAAATCGAGAGAGTGACGCTCCTTCTCCCTAGGGGATCTAGAGAAGTGGGTGAGTAGTTGTGCCCTAAATTCCCGTGGTCAAGGGACTAGGGAGGGGAACATCCTCTTCTCGGGCCTGCAGCCGGTGGAGGAGATGCAGCAGTTGCTGGTGATGAAGGTACAACTGGTGTGgagggagatgaagctgatgaTGTTGTAGCTTGAGAATCAGATGCGACATAGGCAATGCTGATTATTAGTTGCTCATCAACCAAAGGCAGAAGAGGCCCGGTGTCTGACCTCATAGGACCAGAAGCAACAATTGGGACCAGAAAGGGAGAATCGACATTCTCCACTAAATCTATTTCTCCCGAGAGTGCTCGAACCTCACCCTCAATTGCGGTTCTAAGCTCTCCAaattgagcattctgttgagctgataAAGATAGTTGTCTCTGTTGAAGGGGAGCCTCTTCATCATTAGCTTCCCCATCATCATCAATGACCATAGTGGTTGTGGTCGGCTCGGGCATggccttctttattttcttatttttattcccaacggaggaaaaatgtcacatttttggttgcttgttctctgtaTGGGGACTCCGGGAGGAAGCACCTGTATTGGAGGCAGATCCGAGGGCACCGCTCCGAATAAGAGCCTCATGCAAAAACCTCGCAGCCTCTACAAGATTGGTCAAAACCTCAACTTTGGGGCAGGTAATAGAACCTTGAGGGAGTCCTGAATCAAACAAGAAGGTATGGCTAGCAAGTTTACTTATGTATATGCAGAAGTGGAAAGTAGAAAGAATAAATTTACCGTggttcttggccttccacccgtatttgggGGCGAACTCCTTCCACCGACGGGTCTCTGGCGTAGTAATGTCtagaatcttctgaacccactggtccatgccttcaacccttggtggtgtccacTGAGTAGTTGAAATAACGGAAGAAAAAATGTTAGCAATGACATGGAACAACCTTTTACTGAGAAAGAGATAGATTATAAACTTACATGAACGACTCCTTAATTTGGGAAAAAAAGGGAGTTGTGTCTGGGATGATATCCCTGATAACAATGATGAAAAACtgctccatccacccacggtcattgtcatcatccatgctggcaAGCAGAGCATAGTGGCCACGCTTGCTGAAATTTATCACTCCCCCACGAAAGATTTTGAGGGAGTAGAGTTTCATCATTTGTGCCAGGGTTAGGGTCTTCCCGGTCTCCAAGAACAACCGGCACAAACTAGCAACCGTTCGCCACACAGAAGGGCCTACTTGTGCCAAGAAGACCTGACACCAATGGCATAATTCTAGGTTCACGGGGTCAAGTCCCCCACTCAATGAATACGGGCCTAAAGTGAAGGGGTATAAACATATGTAAAACCCTTCTTGGTGAAAGTAACCCGCTCCACCAGGTCATGAGCGGTGATGTTTAGGTAATGGCAGTCATAATCCTCCTTCAAAGTAGGGATACTAGAAGGGCAAATAGAAGAAGGACGCCTACTAAGAGCCCAAGTTCGAGGGTTCGCAAAGGGGAACTTCTCTTGGAAGTCGTTGGAGGTAGTCAGGTGTTTAGGTATGATGGTGCTTACCGTGGGGggatcaacatcaacatcaaccTCTTTATCTTTACTTCTCTTCGGGCCTCCACCGAAGAGAAGAccagagttattgaaagattacgtaAAAAAAGACATAATAGTAAGAAGATGATAGGGTCTTTTGAAGAAGATCAAAGAGAGATGAAAGTAGAAGGAAGTTAAGTGCAAAGAGGATAAAAAAGCTATGAAGTTATTAGAAGTGAAAGAGGTAAATGGTACgtataagtaaagatatagaCGGCTAAAatcatggtcatgattacctcaagAACCGGCGAAAATATTGTTGAATCGTGGGGCAACACGTATTTGAGGTATTAAATGCGAGAAGACATGCATTTTATCAAGCGTCAGAGACTGTTCAGAGGGGGGTTCAGAAAAGTTTCCGCCAAGAAAGGAATCTTTACAAACTTCCCGATGACACAAATATgtgccaccggaaagcagggggcaatctgtatacggtaaaattagtttatattaaatgatcgaatGATTGCGTGACATGTGGAACCAGAGGCAGACGAGAGATGAATCGAGTAAGAACCGAGACTAGGGACAACAACTATAGTTGGTGTTGGATAGATCTAGAAGGGAGCATAATCAACGGGAGCAAAACGAATGTTTGTCACCAGatgacatttaatgaagaatattccctaATATTGAATAGGCAGTCAttgcagagaattttggcattcatggcaTGCTGTTACACCTTCATCAATGGCCCCCTTtgttgtcatttaagaggggcttgatcctaggatcatGTTTCCTAGGTGTAGCTATTAATAAtggcttcaacaaccattgtaggaCACGAAATCTCTGACCTAAATAATATaactttactttttattttttattgtccTTATTTCTGTCCTCGGAAGCATCACCCCCGGAGCTAGATCCgccattttctttaattttaacgttaagtcttatttttaatctaatttatttatcattttgggtcaAATTAATtcgtttgtctataaaccacgtaacaaattcaactgtactattttacgggtaaacaataacATTGTGATATGTCTTGTTTGAGCacattaaattatattattttaacaaaattctTACTACCACTTTatttttcatctcaaattcaaataagtcTTATCCTTCTATATTTTTAAACAGATAtgttttctcttttttgttcCTTGCTTATAGTTTTTGCATTATTTGTTACTTAATTTTGTTATACTGTAATTTGATCTTTTATTAGATTATAAATTGACTTAATGCCTTGGTTATTACCCTttaataattatcaataaataaataaatattcttGAGATTTAATATATTTTACACTATTATCCTTTTACTCGGatctattttataattttaaatctATTAATAACATTTTTTAGTAGTATttagtaatttaatttatttatttttaaataaatttaaaaatataagtaTCCTCGCACTATCTCTATTTTCCCTTTATACATTCTCTACCCTACTAAGAAATTTTAATTAGCTTTttacataaatattttacctatactcaaaataatcatattttattttaaaatataacctCGAATTAGTCTAAGAATTAGTACATAAGTTCTTTTATATGCTTCAAATCTATTGAATTTTCTTATAACTATTATTTGTATTACGtgcatttattttcttttctcttttgatttcaagATACAAATTTGgcttttaattttcattagtTAAATTACCTACACGAGATATTTATTTAgcatatttaaatttttaatttagtatcaaatttttatttttatttatctagCCAGACTTCAATTTTGTGATCATATCCGTATTTTGAGCGTTCTCTTCATAACTTTAAAAACTTTATAATATCAAGTACAAAtagtcttttccttttattttcaatatagagttttttgaattttaattatttttcttacttTTTCTATAATGTTATCTAATATGTAATATTGTCACGTTTTCATGTGATTTTTTATTAACTTTtcactttgtttaatatttttatccactactatttttaatataatatatatagataTGTGATTTTTtgatattaaattaaataattttttttatttttaaactattgattgaaattcttaaattgtttaaattttatcaataatattttaaagtattgtatatttactttaatttattttataaagtaATTCTTAGTATAAATATCCTCACGCtatctctaatttatttttattatttaatatatttttattttttatctattCCATTTTAGTTATGTGGCCTTATACACATGCATGTCATTTCTTATatgtgatgactcgataggtcatttcgagttttagcctttatttctgtattctaagacctcgaataTCTCCGTTTAGGATTTCTCGATTTACATGCGCAGTCAgtatttttttccgaaaaattttGATGTGAAAAATTGAACAAAATATGAATTTTAACcttaaaaatgatttgagttgactacggccAACATTTTAtataaacggactcggatcagtattttgactgccccggtgggtccatatcgtgatttgggacttggtcgTATGCCTGTAATCGAATTCGGAAATCCCTAatttgatttaacgtgatttgttgaaaactagtaatttgaaggtttaaagaattcttaagtttgaccgtaggttgactttgttgctaccgggtttGGATTTCGGTTCCGGAACTTGAAATAAGTTCATAACCTCACGAacgcaaatatataatttctatccaattccataatcatttttgtgtttaaatcccatttttatcaaaacctagtttttaaaataaactcccaaaatttccacatTTTACccgttaaaatctacccataatctatgtatttaactcatattatttagaaattacttatctcaaagtgctaagtgaaaacccctcttcaaagagcttCAAAATTCGACCAACAAgtgagagaaatgaagaaaatgagcctaagtcccgatttttaAAACACACTACCCAggcatttcttcttcgcgatcgcagaaatgtcatcgcgatcgcgaaggcaagcTGCCCAGGGCCCAGGAAAAAGAACATCATGAACGCGAGGACCCACACGTGAATGCGAAGGCTGACAAGcctgagcttcgcgaacgcgaagaggaatgaGCTCACACCCCCAAGCCTTtctccctacgcgaacgcgggcctcttcacgcgaacgcgaaggccacatgtcccagaccttcgcgaacgtgggcaAGGTGTCACGAATGCGTAGAGCAAATCTCAGCCCCTCACATTTTCCTTCTCCGCGAATGCGACTCAACccccgcgatcacgaagaaggaaaccagaaccaaaaCACCAGATTTTTGGGACTTAGCTCCGGGCGGTCCGAAACTCATCAGGGCTACCCGGGCCCCGTCCAAATGCGCCAACAAGTCCATAACTATAATACGGACCTGGTCGAACTCTCAAACTATGtaaaacaatatcgaaactaagAATCTCACCTTAAAACCAAATTTAATCAACTAATGAACTTCAATTAACTAGCTCTGAacgtgccgaaacatacttagactactcagaatgaccccaaattttgcgtacaagtcataaatcaccatacagaactatttccGGTCTTAAAATTCCAAACGAACCTCggtaacaccaaaacctactccaaaccaaacttaaaaaacttgaaaacctccaatgcgccaactttcaatattaagcgtcgaaatgctcccagaTCATCCGAAACCCAATACGAACatacgaccaagtccaaaattattatataaatctattgggaccatcaaatcccggttccgaggtcatttactcaaaacgttgactcaagtcaaacttaaccattataagccactattaaggaactaagtgttccgatttcaactcgaaccctttcaaacccgaactaaccatccccgcaagtcataaaagagTAAAAGCACttacggggagtcttaattaggggaacggggatctataaagcaaaatgaccagtcgggtcattacattgaaATGAGTGCCAtcagatttgattaaggtatgtttgtaAGAATTGTGTCACTAGCCGGTTTAGATTTTTGCTATGGTTATTATCGGGCAAGAGATCTCCATGGCTTGTTAatatgatgggtggttatgattttatgtatgtttctttcatcattggcagtgtacgaaggttcataacaaggttttagttgatatgGGGTTTGTTACCGGTGTCAGGTTGGTTATGGAGCAGCTATTGCGgtcagaagttattgctatgagtatttgagttatgtggtatgcCATGTGATTATGTATCGAGATAtggattgatacagcttgttcagagttATACGGTGCATAGATGCAAGAATCGGGCCATATAATGAGTTCCGAATattggggatttgggttttaaggtttatggactaaggttgaagtaaggatcctctATTAGGTGttgttgtcaggcttatatggattggggtgatgttagatcacccatggttatgtgtatggtgagggtatatggagatttgatgactttggaacgactcttggcacgttcgaggacaaacgtatgtttaagtgctggagaatgtaacgacccgaccggtccttTTGAACTTTAGAGttccattcagtggtttgagactttgagtagattaatattatgtattatgacttgcgtgtatggttggtttcggttttcgagcagttcagaattgatttggaagaatgattctcgttttagaagctttaagttggaggagttgaccaaggtttgatttttggGTAAATAGACCCGGAATAAGATTTTAATTATTCCAAGAAGTTTGTATGATTATCTTGGAtatgtccacaaagtttggttaaattccaatGAGTTTTGGATACGTTTGGGTtatatggtgattgttttcggtttcgacgtcgatttgagcataaaggttaccatattgagcaaacgacTTTTGATTCATGTTTCTACTAAACTATTATATCCGTATCATATTTTTGGAATCATAGAAACTGAAATTATCAAGTattgacatcgtatgaggaatttatgatcattttactaATAATTGAGTTGCTAGttttttttagattaattacgaaattgctactgaatttgtttttaaaaatctACATtattccaaatattgaaaccaacatatctccttcattataaggtcaaatggagtgatttaaaagcctaacttgacttaAATTTCCCGAAAAATCTATTGGAGGTATCAAAAgtgagtttcgggatcgtttggcataagaaatgaggcAGAACAACGGGCATTTTTTGCTATTAATGTTGTTAAAGATTTTCTCttcttgaaagtttgggattgggagaattcaaggatgttattcaagtttcttccatggggtaaggtctaaaccataacctaagtattttccattgattcattcccttggtttaagctttaatcaatgattttaattgaaaacccacttaattctttaaatcaagacctagggttatgttCTAAATTTTAAACA
Protein-coding sequences here:
- the LOC138898955 gene encoding uncharacterized protein; this translates as MECHLLSRPVELANYMKSLASKNDKKKIHSLSGECILNNVMHNAATRDELFAKRNQLVARLSVLDAKTVEIAELEAQLQQSEQEAMAHSQEATQVHAQLQDVKARWDESQDVALAAIERESASIKPANNLEAALNSKAEEVASAEEKRARMEDRYKKIMDKNRVHISTICDLDLSLGATRSERDGLLAEVDRLNAKLQHQGDSLIFKKTYSTHHMMRKTLDEAKMDVIDTDDESTKARALELTARECLPGQADAIDSSSTGSEYSGIEEELEEDADEGQYPAAAAAADSPCLVI